From Aurantimicrobium sp. INA4, one genomic window encodes:
- a CDS encoding beta-ketoacyl-[acyl-carrier-protein] synthase family protein has translation MSKKIVVTGIGTTSPLAGNAPETWAALLAGKSGARSLEQEWVEKWDIPITFAAQAAVPAEEILERVETKRLDPSSQFALIAGREAWLDAGSPEVDPGRLAVDWSTGIGGVWTLLDAWDTLREKGPRRVLPMTVPMLMPNGPGAAIGMDLHARAGVRTVVSACASSTEAIANAYEHLQAGLADVIIAGGSEAAIHPLPIASFAAMQALSKRNDDPAGASRPYDVNRDGFVLGEGAAALVLETEEHALARGAKIYAEVAGGAVTSDAYHITAPDPEGSAAARAMLQAIEQAGAKIEDVVHINAHATSTPVGDIAEYNALRRVFGDHLDNIAVSATKSSTGHLLGGAGAIEAMFTVLALHNRTAPPTINLENQDPEIKLDVVTSPRELPSGDIVAISNSFGFGGHNAVVAFRSYN, from the coding sequence ATGAGCAAGAAGATTGTCGTCACCGGTATCGGTACCACGTCTCCTTTGGCCGGCAATGCCCCTGAGACCTGGGCAGCTCTTCTTGCTGGTAAGTCGGGTGCTCGTTCGCTCGAACAAGAGTGGGTTGAGAAGTGGGATATCCCCATTACTTTTGCGGCACAAGCTGCCGTGCCTGCTGAGGAAATTCTTGAACGCGTTGAAACTAAGCGTTTAGACCCTTCCTCACAGTTCGCCCTCATCGCTGGGCGTGAAGCTTGGTTAGACGCCGGAAGCCCAGAGGTTGACCCTGGCCGGCTAGCTGTCGACTGGTCCACAGGTATCGGCGGCGTGTGGACACTTCTGGACGCTTGGGACACACTGCGCGAAAAAGGACCACGTCGCGTTCTGCCCATGACTGTTCCGATGCTGATGCCAAATGGTCCCGGAGCTGCTATCGGTATGGACCTGCATGCTCGCGCAGGTGTGCGCACTGTAGTTTCTGCTTGTGCTTCCAGTACCGAAGCAATTGCCAATGCCTATGAGCACCTGCAAGCAGGTCTTGCAGATGTCATCATTGCCGGTGGTTCTGAGGCTGCCATCCACCCACTTCCCATTGCATCTTTCGCTGCAATGCAGGCATTGTCCAAGCGCAATGATGATCCTGCTGGGGCTTCTCGACCCTACGACGTGAACCGTGACGGTTTCGTGCTCGGCGAAGGTGCAGCTGCTTTGGTTCTCGAGACAGAAGAACACGCTCTTGCTCGCGGAGCAAAGATTTACGCCGAGGTTGCTGGCGGAGCTGTTACCTCTGACGCATATCACATCACCGCGCCAGACCCCGAGGGTTCTGCTGCAGCGCGCGCGATGCTGCAGGCCATTGAACAGGCTGGCGCAAAGATTGAAGACGTCGTCCACATCAACGCTCACGCAACCTCCACTCCTGTCGGTGACATTGCTGAATACAACGCTTTGCGTCGCGTCTTCGGTGATCACCTGGACAACATTGCTGTGTCTGCCACGAAGTCATCCACCGGTCACCTTCTCGGTGGTGCTGGTGCCATTGAGGCGATGTTCACTGTATTAGCACTTCACAACAGAACAGCTCCCCCCACCATCAACTTGGAAAACCAGGATCCTGAGATCAAGCTTGATGTTGTCACGAGTCCTCGTGAGCTTCCATCCGGCGACATCGTTGCGATTAGTAACTCATTTGGTTTTGGTGGCCACAACGCTGTTGTTGCGTTCCGCAGCTACAACTAA
- a CDS encoding DUF3145 domain-containing protein codes for MTAVSTGVIYIHSSPRALSPHVEWAISRVLGKGITLSWSPQPILPGSQRAEYTWQGPQGSASKIASELLGWEQLRFEVTENAAPGIDGGRWCHTPSLGIFHSPVDAAGNMVITENRLRAVLDFAGNDADLLRTGISRSLGEAWDAELDTFRYASDMAPVRWLHQVG; via the coding sequence ATGACTGCAGTGTCGACAGGAGTGATTTATATCCACTCCTCGCCTCGCGCGTTGAGCCCACATGTGGAGTGGGCTATAAGTCGTGTCTTGGGTAAAGGGATCACATTGTCGTGGAGTCCTCAACCCATACTCCCTGGTTCACAGCGTGCCGAATACACCTGGCAAGGACCCCAGGGTTCAGCAAGCAAAATCGCTTCTGAACTTTTGGGCTGGGAACAGCTACGTTTTGAAGTTACAGAAAATGCTGCGCCAGGAATTGATGGTGGGCGTTGGTGTCATACGCCAAGCCTAGGAATCTTCCATTCCCCCGTTGATGCTGCAGGAAACATGGTGATTACCGAAAACAGGCTTCGAGCTGTGTTGGATTTTGCCGGAAACGATGCAGATCTGTTAAGAACTGGTATTTCCAGGTCCCTTGGTGAAGCTTGGGATGCAGAATTAGACACCTTCCGATATGCCTCAGATATGGCTCCGGTTCGTTGGCTTCATCAAGTGGGTTAG
- a CDS encoding beta-ketoacyl-ACP synthase III encodes MTHVNLKQSEGAKYSRIYAMGAARGDLTVTNDDIAGPIESSDEWIRQRTGVITRKRASEGITAADLATQAANEAISKAGIKPEEIDVVLISTISNSVQTPSMAALVADRIGANPAAAYDISAACAGYTYGIAQADSFVRSGLAKYVLVIGAEKLSEIIEPTDRTISFLLGDGAGAAVIGPSDFPGISKSVWGSDGSKWDAVGMDHTLIEYRDGHGDVAWPTLRQEGQTVFRWAVWEMAKVAQKALEEAGITSDQLAAFIPHQANMRIIDEFAKQLKLPESVIIARDIETTGNTSAASIPLATHRLLEEHPELSGGLALEIGFGAGLVYGAQVVVLP; translated from the coding sequence ATGACTCACGTGAATCTCAAACAGTCCGAAGGCGCAAAGTACTCACGCATTTATGCCATGGGAGCAGCGCGTGGCGACCTCACGGTAACAAATGACGATATTGCTGGCCCCATCGAATCTAGTGATGAATGGATTCGCCAGCGCACGGGCGTCATTACCCGCAAACGTGCCTCTGAGGGAATCACTGCAGCAGACCTAGCCACACAGGCTGCTAATGAGGCAATCTCCAAGGCAGGAATTAAGCCTGAAGAAATTGACGTAGTCCTCATTTCCACCATCAGCAACTCAGTTCAAACCCCCTCCATGGCAGCACTTGTAGCTGACAGAATCGGTGCAAACCCCGCTGCTGCCTACGATATTTCGGCAGCGTGTGCGGGATACACCTACGGAATTGCCCAGGCAGACTCTTTTGTCCGCTCTGGTTTAGCTAAGTATGTTCTCGTCATTGGTGCTGAGAAACTCAGCGAAATTATTGAGCCCACAGACCGCACCATCAGCTTCTTACTCGGCGACGGAGCAGGTGCTGCTGTGATTGGACCTAGCGACTTTCCCGGTATTTCGAAAAGTGTTTGGGGGTCAGATGGTTCCAAATGGGATGCCGTAGGCATGGACCACACCCTGATCGAATACCGTGACGGACACGGTGATGTCGCGTGGCCAACCTTACGCCAAGAAGGACAAACAGTGTTCCGCTGGGCTGTGTGGGAAATGGCGAAGGTCGCTCAAAAAGCTCTGGAAGAAGCCGGAATTACAAGCGACCAGCTTGCGGCATTTATCCCCCATCAGGCGAACATGCGTATCATCGACGAATTCGCCAAGCAACTGAAATTACCCGAATCAGTCATCATTGCCCGGGATATTGAGACAACAGGAAACACCTCTGCAGCATCAATTCCGCTTGCAACACATCGCTTGCTTGAAGAACACCCTGAACTCAGCGGTGGCCTTGCTCTCGAAATCGGCTTTGGTGCTGGTCTCGTATATGGCGCACAGGTCGTCGTTCTGCCGTAA
- a CDS encoding acyl carrier protein translates to MALSTEEVLAGLAELVNDETGIATETVQLDKSFTDDLDIDSISMMTIVVNAEEKFDVKIPDEEVKNLKTVGDAVNFIVSAS, encoded by the coding sequence ATGGCACTGTCCACCGAAGAAGTACTTGCAGGTCTGGCTGAGCTCGTTAACGACGAAACCGGCATTGCAACCGAAACGGTACAGCTGGACAAGTCTTTCACTGACGACCTCGACATTGACTCGATCTCGATGATGACCATCGTCGTGAACGCAGAAGAGAAGTTCGACGTGAAGATCCCCGACGAGGAAGTAAAGAACCTCAAGACCGTCGGTGACGCAGTTAACTTCATCGTTTCTGCATCCTAA
- a CDS encoding PadR family transcriptional regulator translates to MAVREALLGILTLGPAYGLQLHAELGARAPHRAKTNVGQVYGTLDRLTTAGLVTHQGLTEDGLPLYALTDSGRDEANNWLCGASMTSLPEWADVQDMVLISSSVNKVHATALIHSLKSHLINDLVETGITPARRLYAQATVRYHEAVSNWLADVGVSDLQEQPHYSIGRPKRGRPAKT, encoded by the coding sequence ATGGCTGTTCGCGAAGCACTCCTCGGGATTCTTACCCTGGGCCCTGCATATGGCCTGCAGCTCCACGCCGAGCTGGGAGCTCGCGCCCCACACCGGGCCAAGACCAATGTGGGACAGGTGTACGGCACTTTAGATCGCCTCACCACGGCAGGTCTCGTGACACACCAAGGACTCACCGAGGATGGCCTTCCCCTCTACGCCTTGACAGATTCTGGCCGCGATGAGGCAAACAACTGGCTTTGTGGAGCATCAATGACATCCCTGCCTGAGTGGGCAGATGTTCAAGACATGGTGCTCATTAGCTCCAGCGTGAATAAAGTTCATGCCACCGCCTTAATTCACAGCCTAAAGAGCCACCTCATCAACGATTTAGTGGAGACAGGCATCACGCCTGCACGTCGCCTCTATGCCCAGGCCACGGTTCGTTACCACGAAGCAGTATCCAACTGGCTTGCAGACGTGGGCGTCTCAGATTTGCAAGAACAACCCCACTACAGTATCGGTCGCCCAAAGCGTGGGCGCCCAGCAAAGACCTAG